GCTCATGTCGTCGCCAGATTAAGCTCTCCTTGATTATGAGGAATCAGTAGACCGCTTTACAATATTGAAAGGGATGAAGATGCATTTCGAAGAACCACAGAAGCCTAAGAAAACACCAATCCGTATCTTAGAAGCCGCGGACAAGCTTTTTTCTCAAATCGGCTTTGATGGCGTGAGTGTAAATGACGTGGCTGTAGAAGCTCGTGTAAACAAAGCCTCAGTCTTCTATCATTTCGGTAATAAAGAAGCGCTCTTCGAGCAGGTACTCACGAATTACCACACTGCGCACCAGACTGCTCTGCAGAGCGCGTTTTCAGATGGTGGTACCAAGCGCGAACGTCTTCATAAAGTCATTGACGCTTACCTAAACTTCATCTGCGAAAACCGTCGCTACCCTACGCTCGTTCAGGGCTTGCTCACTGCCAGTAACGACCGCTCTGCATTCGTTAAGCGTGGTCTTGAGCCGCTTCAAACTTGGATTGAAGAAGCACTCAGCGACGATATCCCAAATATGGGTCCAACTTCCGCACGCCACTTTTTCATCACCGTCACTGGCGCAGTCATGAACTACTTCACCTACGGCCCTGCTCTCTCCGATGCTTGGGCTGAGGATATGCTTGGTGAATCAGGAATTCAGGAACGTCGCGAACACCTCCACTGGTTGGTCGACACACTCCTAGACAACCTTGAGGCTTCGCACTCAGTTGAAAAGCCTAACTAAATCAAGGCCTATTGCTAAGCCGCAGCGCATCTAGCTACCGCCCCCGAGACATCATACCATCTGGTTATGGCCGAACCCGTTACTGCCGCAAACTCTGCCGTCCTAAAGCATGGTGAAGCCTTACGTCCATTTCGCGTAGCACGTATCATGCTTCACGTGGTCCTCGGTCTCTTCTCCTTATGGGTTTCCCTTGAATACTTAGATGCGTACCAAGAATTCATCTGCACCACTGCAGTACTCTCGACCATAGGCCTGCTGGAGACGATTAGATTCCTCAACCCTGGCTTCAACAACTGGGTACTCAATTTTGCATCGATCTTCGCCCATAACCATGAACGTGAACAGATCACGTCCTCGACATGGTTTTGGGTCGCCATGTTTTTCATTTCACTCATTCAAAGCGAACTGGTCTTTGCCCTAACCCTCGCCGTGCTTTCCTTAGGCGACCAAGCTGGCGGTTTCATCGGCAGACGCTATGGCAGCATCGCTTTAATCAATGGACGCTCGCTTCAAGGTACCCTGGCATTCATACTCACAAGCGTTCTGCTTTGCCTCGCGATGCTTTATTTTTACTTCCCCAGCCTAAGCACCAGCCAAATGATTCTTCTCAGCCTCACCGCTTCAGTAAGCGGAGCCATCAGCGAACTGGTCTGCTCAAAAATAGATGACAATTTCGGGGTTGGAATCGGTACGGGTCTTACAACATGGGCCGCCACACTCTTATTCGGACTTCATTGAGCGCTTATCGTTGAGATATTGACCCTATTGCTTCTGTGAAGTGTCAGTTATCCGGCAATTCATCACATTCTAAAAATGTCCGAGTCTCGCAAACACCTGATAAACCGACGCCTTCCTGATTTTTACCAACGTGGCACAAAGGTTGCTTTGTACTTAAGCGTGGAACACTTGGTGCCTGAGGGCGGAGGGAGTGATAGCGTGTTCTTTACTTCAATGATCCAGTTTTTAAATACGGAAATAGAAACCACAACAAAAGCAAAGCGAAAGCCTGAGGAAATTTCTCCAGAGCTCCAGCACATTCAAGCACTCAAAGATACGGTGCAAGAAGAGCAAGGACTCACGGAAGAGTTATACGAAGAATCAGGGCGATTCGAAGCACTTTACTTGCAACTCAGAAACCTAGTGGAAGAGCTGCAAACAACCCCAAACAACAGTCGTCACGAGGATATGATCCTCCAAACGATTACGGAAAAGCGTAGAGAAATCCGAGAAGTTAAAAATCGGATGGACAAGAACTACCGTGCCTTACGCCTGGTCAAAGCACCAGACGGCGAGGTAAACCCAGACGGTGCCGAAGTTCCCCTACTCTTTACTCCAGCCCATGCCGGGGCCATTCACTAGAACGATTCAATATTCGAATGGGAACATGAGTGTGTGTTGAACCGCTGCCAGGTATTCGTACTTGGCAGAGGTTCATCTCACTTGCCGTTGGCGGTTGCTGAATAGGCTTCAATTGCCTATTGTGCCTCGCATGCGAGTCTTCATTTTCTTTATTCTAGCGTTCTCCATGCTTAGCCAATCAGCTCTTGCTGGTCAGCGCTTTACCGTTCTTCATACCAACGACTGGCAGTCTCGTGTTTTGGGTTTTGGGCCCAACAGCGAGTACACCCCACAAACAGTCAACGACGACAAAACCATTGGTGGTTTGGCGAGGCTTGCAACGCTCATCGACCAACGACGTCTTGAGGCGTCCCAAAAAGGCCCCGTTCTTTTACTCGACGGCGGCGACTTTTCCATGGGCACTCTTTTTCATACCGTCACCCGTGAAACAGGCATGGAGCTTCAGCTCATGCAAGCTATGGGCTACGATGCTGCAGCAGTCGGTAATCATGAATTTGATTTCAAGCCACAAGGCTTTGCTGCCATGATTGGCGCCGCCTTAAAGCAAACCGAGACTCTACCCAAACTTCTCATGTCCAATGTCCGCTTTGACCACAGTGCTCCTGAAGACGACGCACTGCAGGCTTACATGGAATCAGGAATCCTCGCGCGTGAGGCCATCATCGAGAAAGGTGGGCTTCGCTTCGGTATCATTGGCCTCATGGGAACCAATGCTGCAGAAGTTGCGAAAGATACGGCGCCTCTAACATTTGATAAAAATACCGAGGTCGCTCATCGAATGAGTTACCTTCTCAAAAACAAACACAAAGTCGATGTGGTTATTCTTCTAAGTCACGGTGGTATTCTCAAAGCGCCAAGCGGCAACTGGATTGGTGAAGACTTCGATCTTGCGGAAGCGGCACCCGAAATAGATTTAGTGGTCGGAGGCCATTCACATACCCCGCTTAAAGAGCCTCTCTTATCTAAATCGGGTACGCCTATTCTTCAAGCCGGCTCCGATGGACGGTTTCTCGGAGAAATTGAAATGGAGCTCACACCGCAAGGATTAAAAGTAATAAACTACACGCTGCACGCCATCGACGACTCCATACCTGGTAAACCTGAAATCACGCAGCTCGTTGATACGGTTAAACAAACCATAAGCGAGAAGATTCTAAAACCGCGTGGCTACACCTTTGATCAGCCCATCGCTTCGACCAACAAAACTCTTAAGCGAACTTTCAATGATACAACTCTGGGTAATCTTGTCACCGATGCCATAAGAGTTGCAGCCGGTAGTGACATAGCAATCACCGGTAACGGGACCATCCGCGACGAACTCCACGTCGGCAAATCCGGCATTCAAACCGTATCCGACTTGTTTAGAATCACACCGCTTGGTGTGGGTATCTTCGACAACGAAGCTGGTTACCCACTCACCAAAATGTACCTTAACGGGCGAGACCTTAAAGGACTCTTTGAAGTCTTACTTCTTGCCCATACCATCAAAGGACCCTCTTACTTCCCACGGTTCTCTGGAGCCATTATCGACTACAACCTCTTTAGAATGCCATTTGACAGAATTGTAGATATTCAAATTGGTAGTCAAAAAGATGGCTATAGATTGATAGACCTAGGAGATGACTCGGATGAACTCTACAGTGTGGGGGCTACAAGTTATGTTGCAAACTTTGCATGGACCATCGCAACACTGAGTAAGGGCGTCATATCAATTACACCCAAGGATAAAAAC
Above is a window of Deltaproteobacteria bacterium DNA encoding:
- a CDS encoding bifunctional metallophosphatase/5'-nucleotidase, whose protein sequence is MRVFIFFILAFSMLSQSALAGQRFTVLHTNDWQSRVLGFGPNSEYTPQTVNDDKTIGGLARLATLIDQRRLEASQKGPVLLLDGGDFSMGTLFHTVTRETGMELQLMQAMGYDAAAVGNHEFDFKPQGFAAMIGAALKQTETLPKLLMSNVRFDHSAPEDDALQAYMESGILAREAIIEKGGLRFGIIGLMGTNAAEVAKDTAPLTFDKNTEVAHRMSYLLKNKHKVDVVILLSHGGILKAPSGNWIGEDFDLAEAAPEIDLVVGGHSHTPLKEPLLSKSGTPILQAGSDGRFLGEIEMELTPQGLKVINYTLHAIDDSIPGKPEITQLVDTVKQTISEKILKPRGYTFDQPIASTNKTLKRTFNDTTLGNLVTDAIRVAAGSDIAITGNGTIRDELHVGKSGIQTVSDLFRITPLGVGIFDNEAGYPLTKMYLNGRDLKGLFEVLLLAHTIKGPSYFPRFSGAIIDYNLFRMPFDRIVDIQIGSQKDGYRLIDLGDDSDELYSVGATSYVANFAWTIATLSKGVISITPKDKNGVPIQSIKGAVIDADPNLEGTQELKEWQALLHYVTALPDINQDGLADIEAAPGLDEERISVSNSFSPVALLKNASPIMWTTTLFACFLILGTFLYFIRLSFKFYEAIR
- a CDS encoding TetR/AcrR family transcriptional regulator, which encodes MHFEEPQKPKKTPIRILEAADKLFSQIGFDGVSVNDVAVEARVNKASVFYHFGNKEALFEQVLTNYHTAHQTALQSAFSDGGTKRERLHKVIDAYLNFICENRRYPTLVQGLLTASNDRSAFVKRGLEPLQTWIEEALSDDIPNMGPTSARHFFITVTGAVMNYFTYGPALSDAWAEDMLGESGIQERREHLHWLVDTLLDNLEASHSVEKPN